A genomic stretch from Aedes albopictus strain Foshan chromosome 2, AalbF5, whole genome shotgun sequence includes:
- the LOC109408168 gene encoding CWF19-like protein 1 homolog produces MDAKQKILIVGDVKGKFKSFFARIESVNKKSGPFDLVLCVGSFFGPAAEVAELNEYKSRRKSIAIPTYILGPNDESSAKFYKDIPEDDICPNLSYLGKRGIYATSSGLKIAYVSGTEAEGDNPRTVPEWKFTKEDVMAVRDSCFASKSNMGDYRGVDLLLTSQWPSGMKPEAKGCSKWISWLADAIKPRYHVCGLNADYYEPPPYRNKPDKNTQMELATRFIALADFGNPEKKKNIYALVLTPVEKMRIIELIQKTTDEVLSPYAEMNFSESGDKGSKDDRGGGQYFYDMNSSYDDNARKRKSQGNRISGNQDQNQKRQKPTFDQEKCWFCLSSGSIEKHLIISVGEHFYLALAKGPVNETHILILSITHIQNASLLSAEQWAELNKFKLALTQFFKDREETIFLYERNYKTGHLQINAIGVDNNVAWKIQHVLEDKSEEHNITLETVPKPQSPADLPQKCPYFVAELPDGNIMFTKQMRNFPLHFGREIICADNLLNCEEKIDWRQCNLEKDEEEAITKKFRESFQPYDFTV; encoded by the exons ATGGACGCAAAGCAAAAGAT TCTCATCGTGGGAGATGTGAAAGGCAAATTCAAGTCATTTTTCGCGCGCATCGAAAGCGTAAACAAAAAATCTGGTCCATTCGATTTGGTTCTGTGCGTTGGGAGTTTCTTCGGACCGGCGGCGGAAGTGGCCGAATTGAACGAATACAAGAGCAGGAGGAAATCAA TTGCTATTCCGACGTACATCCTTGGTCCGAACGATGAAAGTTCGGCCAAGTTCTACAAGGACATCCCAGAAGACGACATTTGTCCCAACCTGAGTTACTTGGGCAAGCGGGGCATTTACGCAACATCCAGTGGCTTGAAGATCGCCTACGTGAGTGGAACGGAAGCCGAAGGAGACAATCCCAGAACGGTGCCTGAGTGGAAGTTTACCAAGGAAGACGTCATGGCCGTGAGGGATTCCTGCTTCGCTAGCAAATCCAACATGGGAGACTACCGGGGAGTGGATCTACTGCTGACGTCGCAGTGGCCCTCGGGTATGAAACCGGAAGCCAAAGGATGCTCGAAGTGGATTTCATGGCTGGCGGACGCGATTAAACCGCGGTATCACGTTTGTGGTCTCAACGCAGATTACTACGAGCCGCCTCCGTATCG AAACAAACCCGATAAAAACACACAGATGGAGCTCGCGACCCGTTTCATCGCATTGGCTGACTTTGGAAACCCTGAGAAAAAGAAGAACATCTACGCTCTGGTTCTTACTCCGGTGGAGAAAATGCGAATCATTGAACTGATTCAGAAAACGACCGACGAGGTACTTTCTCCCTACGCTGAGATGAACTTTTCCGAAAGCGGCGACAAAGGCTCCAAGGACGATCGGGGCGGCGGCCAGTATTTTTACGATATGAACTCTTCGTATGACGACAATGCGAGGAAACGCAAAAGCCAGGGCAATCGTATCAGCGGGAACCAGGACCAGAACCAAAAGCGTCAGAAACCGACTTTCGATCAGGAAAAATGTTGGTTTTGTTTGTCTTCCGGTTCGATAGAGAAGCATCTGATCATATCGGTTGGAGAACATTTCTACCTGGCGTTGGCCAAAGGACCGGTGAACGAAACCCACATTCTGATCCTGTCCATTACGCATATCCAGAACGCTTCGCTACTCTCCGCAGAGCAGTGGGCTGAATTGAACAAGTTCAAGCTGGCCCTAACGCAGTTTTTCAAAGATCGAGAGGAAACGATTTTCCTGTACGAGCGGAACTACAAGACAGGCCATCTCCAGATCAACGCCATCGGAGTGGACAACAATGTGGCCTGGAAGATTCAGCATGTTCTGGAGGACAAATCAGAGGAGCACAACATTACTCTGGAAACGGTCCCAAAGCCACAATCGCCGGCGGATTTGCCCCAGAAGTGTCCCTACTTTGTGGCGGAACTTCCCGACGGGAACATCATGTTTACCAAACAGATGCGCAATTTCCCGCTGCACTTTGGGCGGGAGATCATCTGCGCGGACAATCTGCTCAACTGCGAGGAGAAAATCGACTGGCGGCAGTGTAATCTGGAGAAGGACGAAGAAGAAGCCATTACGAAGAAATTCCGCGAAAGTTTCCAACCGTACGATTTTACAGTTTGA